GGCGCCTTCCTGGACGCCCTGCACCGGAAGGGCGTCCAGGCAGTCCATCTGTCGATGCTGACGGCGAACACCCTGGCCAGGGCCTTCTACGACCGGCTCGGATTCCATGTGATCGACGTGCCCGATCCCGGGCCGCTCACCTATCTGGGGCGCTCCACCGGGGGTGTGGAACCGGTGAGCTGGGCAGGTAGTGGATGGCGAGCCGGGGAGAGCGCCCAGGCCGCCGGTTCGGAGGGGTGAGCGGCATGACCGAGCAGAGCGCGTGGAGCTTCGCGGACGACCGGGGCCGGCTGGCGGTCGCCGACCGCAGGCCGTCCAGGGTGCTCGCGTACGCCCAGGCGGGAGCGACGCTGTGGGACTACGGGATACGCCCGGAGGGAATCTTCGGCTCGGGCCACGACGGGGCGGAGCCCGACCGGGCGAAGACGGGCACGCTCCCGCTGGACTCGGTGGACTACCGGGGCGCGGGCGACGACCTGGACGTGGACACCCTGTTACGCGGCAGGCCCGACCTCGTCGTCGCCGTCAGCTACGGCCACGGCCAGCTCTACGGACTGGACCCGGACACCGCCAAGCACCTGGAGGAGAGCGTCCCGGTCGTCGTGATCGACGTGGGCCAGGTGCGCACCCTCGACCGGGTCGCCGAGCGGTTCGCCGAGCTGGCCCGTTCGCTCGGGGGCGCACCGGTCGCGGACGCCGCGGACGAGCTGCACGCCGCCCGTGAACGGCTCCGCGCGGCCGTCCGCACGGCACCCGGCAGCCCCAGGGTGCTGGCCCTGTCTCCCGCCGGCCAGGAGAAGGCGTACGCCGCCCGCCCCCAGATGTGGCCCGAGCTGCGGGTCCTGGCCGAGCTGGGTGTCGCCCTGGTGTCCCCGCCCGACGGAGCGGGCGTCAACTGGGCCACCGTCGACTGGGAGGCCGCGGCGGCCCTGGAGCCCGACGTAGTCCTGGCGGACATCCGGTCCAACGCCGTCCCGCTCGACGAGGTGGCGGCACCGGCCTGGGAGCCGGCCCGGCGTCACGCGCGGACCGTGCCGTGGAATCCGGAGCCCCTGTGCAGTCCGCAGGCCCACGCGCGCTTCCTCGTCCTCGTGGCCGACGCCTTGGAGGAGGCGGGCGGCTGAGCACCGCGCACGGCGGGCACGGCGGAGGTGTCCTGCTCCGTACGGACGCCCCCGGATCGCGCGGGCCGCCGCCCTTGGCGAGGCTGGCCCGGAGCCGGGACGCGAGATCCCCCGTACTTCCAGGAGCACAGATGCAACAGGACAAGCACCCGTCGTACCGTCCCGTGGTCTTCCGT
The DNA window shown above is from Streptomyces sp. Alt3 and carries:
- a CDS encoding ABC transporter substrate-binding protein — protein: MTEQSAWSFADDRGRLAVADRRPSRVLAYAQAGATLWDYGIRPEGIFGSGHDGAEPDRAKTGTLPLDSVDYRGAGDDLDVDTLLRGRPDLVVAVSYGHGQLYGLDPDTAKHLEESVPVVVIDVGQVRTLDRVAERFAELARSLGGAPVADAADELHAARERLRAAVRTAPGSPRVLALSPAGQEKAYAARPQMWPELRVLAELGVALVSPPDGAGVNWATVDWEAAAALEPDVVLADIRSNAVPLDEVAAPAWEPARRHARTVPWNPEPLCSPQAHARFLVLVADALEEAGG